The genomic DNA CAATCTCCTGATTCAAGCGTTGTGTTTCAGCCGCTTTATCAATCTCCACTTTTAGAATAAACTTTATATCCCCTGCTATCATTCCTACCGGTAACTCAAGATGCTCAGGTAATTGTTGTAAAAGCTCGACTTGGCTTAATCTTGCTATCATTGGTAAGTAGGGAATAATATTTTTTAACTGTGATGCTTTATCCTCTATCAATAAAGGTGGTTTTACACCTGTTTTTAGACCCATTGCTACTTTTAAATTACGAATACTATTGACTAATTCCTTTAAAAGCGCCATCTTACGCACACAGTCAAGATCAACATTCTCTTGGTGAAAAAGTGGCCAAGAAGAGATTATGATACTGTCCTGCTGTTTAGCACTTGTTAATGGTGCAATGCTTTGCCATATTTCTTCCGTAATAAAAGGCATAATAGGATGTAGTAGTCTTAAAGCAACCTCCAGTACTTCAAGCAACACCTTTCGGGTGGTTATTTGAACAACCTCTCGTTCATCTCTTAATTGGACTTTTGTTAACTCAAGATACCAGTCACAATACTCATTCCATAAAAATTCATATAAAATTTTCGCAACAAGATCAATCCTATATGTCTCAAATGCTTGTGTTACTGCTATCTTGACCTCTTCCAACCTCCCTAATATCCATTGATCCACAAAGGAATATTCAAAATTTGTATCCTTTTTCTGTCCACAATCTTGATTCTCAACATTCATTAAAACAAATCTTGCTGCATTCCAAATTTTGTTACAAAAATTCCGGTATCCTTCACAACGTTTTAAATCAAAGTTAACAGATCGACCTAAACTAGCATAACTGGCCATGGTATAACGCAATGCATCCGCACCATATGCCTCTATATGGTTTGGAAATAACTTTTGAGTTGCTTTCTTAATATCTTCTGCTTTTTCTGGTTGTCTAAGTCCGGTTGTTCTTTTCCTTAACAAGTCTTGTAAGCTAACGCCTTCGATAATATCAACAGGATCAATCACATTACCCTCTGATTTAGACATTTTTTTACCTTCATGATCTCTCACAATGCCATGGATATAAACCTTACGAAAAGGTATCTTACCTGTAAAATGGGTTGTCATCATAATCATTCTTGCCACCCAAAAGAAAATGATTTCATGACCAGTGACTAATACAGTACTAGGCAAAAAGACTTCCATTTCATCATTATCCTCAGGCCACCCTAAAGCAGCAAAAGGAACCAAAGCTGATGAGAACCAAGTATCTAAAACATCTTCATCTCTCTTAATATTTTTAGTCCCTGCTTGTAACATTGCCTCATCTTGACTTCTGGCAACAAAAATATTGCCATCTTCATCATACCATGCAGGAATCTGATGCCCCCACCACAACTGTCTAGAAATACACCAGTCTTGTAATTCCTTCATCCACTGATTATAGGTATTAACCCAATTTTCAGGAATGAAAGAGACTTCTTTTGAATCAACAGCTCGTCTTGCTTGATCTCCCAAAGATAAAAAAGAATCAGAATTGTGAGGTATTTTATCCATAGATACAAACCACTGATCTGTTAACATAGGCTCTATCACAGTCCCTGTTCTATCACCTCTCGGGATCATTAAAGTATGAGGTTTCGTGTTCACTAATAATTGTTTATCTGATAATTCCTCAACTATTTTTTTTCTCGCCTCAAATCGATCTAAATTATGAAATTGTTCTGGTAAAACAATTGAACCTACTTGAATGTTGGTATCATAAGAATAAATTTCAGCCTCCCGAAGAACATTGGCCTGTAAATCAAAAATATTGATTAATGGCATTTGATTTCTCTGCCCTACTAAATAGTCATTAAAATCATGAGCTGGTGTTATTTTAACGCAACCAGTACCAAAATCTTTGTCTACATATTCATCAGCAATAACGGGCACTGTTCTCCCCGTTAAAGGTATTATCACCTCCTTACCTATCCATTTCTGATACCTTTCATCTTCTGGATGAACTGCTATCGCCACATCACCTAAAAGAGTTTCAGGCCGAGTTGTGGCAATCACTAAAAATTCATCAGGGTTATCTTTTAGTAAATATTTAATACTCCACATAAAGCCCTGCTCTTCAACATTCTCAACCTCCAGATCTGAGATAGCAGTTTTCAACACAGGATCCCAATTAACCAACCTTTTGCCTCTATAAATTAACCCCTGCTCATAAAGACGAACAAATGCCTCTGTCACTATTTTGGCTCGAGTATCATCCATGGTAAAATACTCTCGTGTCCAGTCAGCAGAACAACCTAACTTCTTCATTTGTTCTTTCATGGTTCCACCAGAGTTATTTTTCCAGTCCCACACTCTATCTAAAAATGCTTCCCTTCCTAAGTCATAGCGTGTCATACCTTCACTGGCTAACTGTCTCTCAACCACTATTTGAGTGGCTATACCTGAATGATCCAAGCCAGGTATCCAACAAACATTCTCACCCTTCATACGATGAAAACGCACCAAAGCATCCATAATAGTTTGATTGAATGCATGCCCCATATGCAATACTCCAGTTACATTAGGTGGCGGGAGCAGGATAGAAAAGGGAGTGTCTTGCCTATTCATACTGGGTTGAAAGTATCCATTTTTTTCCCACCGTGCATACCATTTCATTTCAATTGAAAGAGGTTCGTATTTCGTCGATTCCATAAATATTGTTTCTTCTGAAGTTATTTTAATGTACTGCCGTAAGATTATATTGTACTACGGTTATGATTGTAATGTTTGTCTCTTTGATCTCATTTAAGATACAATAAGGATTTTTAGATTATATGAATTATTCTATTATTGTTTCCTGTCCAAGAGGTTTAGAGGCAAAGCTTCAAGAAGAAATATTCGCGATAACCTGTCAAAATGCAACGGCTAAAAAAGGCCATGTTAGTTTAAAAGGTAATTGGAAAGATATTTATCTGATTAATTTACATTCTAGACTTGCCTCCCGAGTATTAATCAAAATCACACAAGGTCACATCACTTCAGAAAATGACTTATATGAATTAGCTACGCAAATTAATTGGCCCGATTATTTTAGCCACGATAAGACATTTAGGGTAAGGACTGAAGGAAATGCTAATTGGTGTCGACGCTTCGATATCTTAGCTTTAAAAGTTAAAGATGCTATTTGCGATGTATTCATAAAGCAATACAATATTAGACCAAATGTAGATAAATCTAATCCTGATATTAGAGTTTCTGCATATGTTAATCAGAATACTGCGGTCATATATCTAGATACTAGTGGAGAAGCTCTATTTAAGCGAGGATGGAGACAAAAAACTGATTGTGCACCTATTAGAGAAAACTTAGCAGCTGGATTATTAAAATTAGCCAATTATAATGGAAAACAAGCCTTCATTGACCCTATGTGTGGTAGTGGCACAATTGCGATTGAAGCCGCCATGATAGCATCTAGTACCCCTCCAGGGTTAAACCGAGTATTTGCTTTTCAAAATCTTAACAATTTTGATTCTCAATTATGGAAAAATTTACGAGCACAAGCAAAAAGCAATATTCATCCTCCTACCTTTCAAATATATGCATCAGATAATCAACCCAATACTATTAAAAAAGCTGTCAATAATGCAATACATGCTAACTTAATTGACTACATACAGTTCGATTGTATCCCTTTTAAACAAATTCGTATCAGAGATAAACAAGGACTACTTTTAACTAATCCTCCTTATGGACAAAGACTGTCAGAGTTAGAAAAAATACAAGTTCAATATGCAGAGTGGTCAAAGATTTTAAAACTCAACTTAGATACTTGGACGACAGGCTTTATTACTCCGGATTTCGAATTCCCTAAAAAATTACGTTTGTCCCCAAAACAAAAAATCCCGGTCTATAATGGTCAAATAGAGTGTCGTTTATATCTATTTGATATCGTTGCTGGCTCCAACAGAAAAAAATAACGCACAGTATTCTGCTTGAGTAAATTAAAAAAATAAAATAATTCTAGACAGAAAATTAGGAAAAACTCTAAAAAAATTCAAGAAAATAAGCTTAAATAATACTTATGCATGTTTAAAACTTGTTTTGCCAAGTAGCATTGATCCTGATTATTCACAATAACATCATCAGCTAGTAATAATCTCTCTGTCCTAGATATTTGAGCATCGATAATTCTCTTAACATCTTCATAGGTTAAATGATCTCTTTGTATCACTCTATGTACTTGTATATTTTGATCTACATCTACCACCAATACTCTTTCTGTAATACCATTGTAGATACTGTTTTTATCAAAAACGGGAACAACTACTAGTCCATAAATATGATCTATTTTCTTTTGCAACTGAATGGTTTGATTAAAAATAATAGGGTGTAAAATGTTCTCCAACTTCTCTTTAGCCAAAGGGTCTTGAAAAATTTTATCTCTCATCCAATCTCTATCTAAAGCATTATTTTGATCAATAGCTTCATGACCAAATGATAGTCTGATTTCATCAATAGCCAATCCATTTACTTGGGTTAACTCTCGACAAATCACATCCGTATCTATAACTGGTATACCTTGTTGTTGAAAAAAATTTGTTACAGTTGTTTTCCCACTTCCAATACCACCTGTAATTAATACCCAATGTCCCATGATCTCTAATACCTTAAATTAATGCTGAGCCATGATGAAATTTCCGGATAAAAAATAAATAAAATTAATCCAGAAATAGCAATAGCAGGCCCAAAAGGCATTTCCTGGTTCTTTCCAATTTTAAATACTAGAGCAAAAATCAAACCACTAATAGAAGCAAACAACAATAAGAATGGTAAGTTTACAATACCTAACCATGCACCAATGGCTGCAAAAAGCTTAAAATCACCATAGCCTACCCCTTCCTTTGCTGTCAGGAATTTAAAAATTTGGAATACTATCCAAAATAATAAATAGCCGACCAATGCCCCCAACACCGCAAATTCTAAACTCACTTCATACACTTTAAATAAATTAAATAATAAACCTAACCATAGTAATGGGATTGTAATGATATCTGGCAATAATTTAGTTCGAAAGTCAATAAATGTTAATGCAATAAGAGCAGAAGAAAATACTACCCCCCCCAATAAAGCATAGCTCAAACCAAATCTATAATAAAGTAAAGTAAAAATAACACCAGTTATCAATTCAACTATTAAGTATTGCAAGCTAATTTTATGATGACAATATCGACACCGCCCCACCTGCAACACATAGCTCACCACAGGAATATTTTCATAAAGCTTAAGCTTAGTGTGACAATGAGAGCAATGAGATTTTGGAAAAAATAAATTAAACTTTTTTTGATCCTCCGCCACTGGCAAGTCTAAAAGTAATCTAGCCTGATTTTTCCAGTAACACTCCAGCATCAATGGTAATCTATAAATAACTACATTTAAAAAACTACCTACAATCAGACCTAAAATAAAAAAACATATTAAAAAAAGATAAATATCAACCATATAACTGTTCATCTTTAAAAAGCTGAGGCTAAATTAAATATTGGTAAAT from Neisseriaceae bacterium includes the following:
- a CDS encoding prepilin peptidase, which produces MVDIYLFLICFFILGLIVGSFLNVVIYRLPLMLECYWKNQARLLLDLPVAEDQKKFNLFFPKSHCSHCHTKLKLYENIPVVSYVLQVGRCRYCHHKISLQYLIVELITGVIFTLLYYRFGLSYALLGGVVFSSALIALTFIDFRTKLLPDIITIPLLWLGLLFNLFKVYEVSLEFAVLGALVGYLLFWIVFQIFKFLTAKEGVGYGDFKLFAAIGAWLGIVNLPFLLLFASISGLIFALVFKIGKNQEMPFGPAIAISGLILFIFYPEISSWLSINLRY
- a CDS encoding dephospho-CoA kinase — encoded protein: MGHWVLITGGIGSGKTTVTNFFQQQGIPVIDTDVICRELTQVNGLAIDEIRLSFGHEAIDQNNALDRDWMRDKIFQDPLAKEKLENILHPIIFNQTIQLQKKIDHIYGLVVVPVFDKNSIYNGITERVLVVDVDQNIQVHRVIQRDHLTYEDVKRIIDAQISRTERLLLADDVIVNNQDQCYLAKQVLNMHKYYLSLFS
- a CDS encoding valine--tRNA ligase, which produces MESTKYEPLSIEMKWYARWEKNGYFQPSMNRQDTPFSILLPPPNVTGVLHMGHAFNQTIMDALVRFHRMKGENVCWIPGLDHSGIATQIVVERQLASEGMTRYDLGREAFLDRVWDWKNNSGGTMKEQMKKLGCSADWTREYFTMDDTRAKIVTEAFVRLYEQGLIYRGKRLVNWDPVLKTAISDLEVENVEEQGFMWSIKYLLKDNPDEFLVIATTRPETLLGDVAIAVHPEDERYQKWIGKEVIIPLTGRTVPVIADEYVDKDFGTGCVKITPAHDFNDYLVGQRNQMPLINIFDLQANVLREAEIYSYDTNIQVGSIVLPEQFHNLDRFEARKKIVEELSDKQLLVNTKPHTLMIPRGDRTGTVIEPMLTDQWFVSMDKIPHNSDSFLSLGDQARRAVDSKEVSFIPENWVNTYNQWMKELQDWCISRQLWWGHQIPAWYDEDGNIFVARSQDEAMLQAGTKNIKRDEDVLDTWFSSALVPFAALGWPEDNDEMEVFLPSTVLVTGHEIIFFWVARMIMMTTHFTGKIPFRKVYIHGIVRDHEGKKMSKSEGNVIDPVDIIEGVSLQDLLRKRTTGLRQPEKAEDIKKATQKLFPNHIEAYGADALRYTMASYASLGRSVNFDLKRCEGYRNFCNKIWNAARFVLMNVENQDCGQKKDTNFEYSFVDQWILGRLEEVKIAVTQAFETYRIDLVAKILYEFLWNEYCDWYLELTKVQLRDEREVVQITTRKVLLEVLEVALRLLHPIMPFITEEIWQSIAPLTSAKQQDSIIISSWPLFHQENVDLDCVRKMALLKELVNSIRNLKVAMGLKTGVKPPLLIEDKASQLKNIIPYLPMIARLSQVELLQQLPEHLELPVGMIAGDIKFILKVEIDKAAETQRLNQEIVKLTKAREKIENKLSKPGYQEKAPKHLVEKDKIELNSLLNHIRDIQEQLDQLQR
- a CDS encoding class I SAM-dependent RNA methyltransferase encodes the protein MNYSIIVSCPRGLEAKLQEEIFAITCQNATAKKGHVSLKGNWKDIYLINLHSRLASRVLIKITQGHITSENDLYELATQINWPDYFSHDKTFRVRTEGNANWCRRFDILALKVKDAICDVFIKQYNIRPNVDKSNPDIRVSAYVNQNTAVIYLDTSGEALFKRGWRQKTDCAPIRENLAAGLLKLANYNGKQAFIDPMCGSGTIAIEAAMIASSTPPGLNRVFAFQNLNNFDSQLWKNLRAQAKSNIHPPTFQIYASDNQPNTIKKAVNNAIHANLIDYIQFDCIPFKQIRIRDKQGLLLTNPPYGQRLSELEKIQVQYAEWSKILKLNLDTWTTGFITPDFEFPKKLRLSPKQKIPVYNGQIECRLYLFDIVAGSNRKK